In Vibrio celticus, one genomic interval encodes:
- the rnr gene encoding ribonuclease R produces the protein MSKNTPTSENTTATTTVDPFADRESKNYDNPVPSREFIISFLTDANIPMNRNDLFEALGLAGEEQYEGLRRRLRAMERDGQLIFTRRQCYALPEKMELIKGYVIGHKDGHGWVRPDGSVGKDNDIVLPHHQMKTIMHGDYVLVQPTDNSKRGRREGRLVRVLEERKTPLVGRFFLEYGHSYVVADDSRISHDIQIPTEHKGGARMGNVVVIEITDRGGRSRNMMGKVTEVLGENMAPGMETQIAIRTHQIPQEWPEAVDKQIENLGEHVPEEAKEGRVDLRKLPLVTIDGEDARDFDDAVYCEAKKGGGWRLWVAIADVSYYVRPDTALDKEAINRGNSVYFPSQVVPMLPEVLSNGLCSLNPQVDRLCMVCEMTISDKGKLSGYKHYEAVMNSHARLTYNKVGAILDGNEELRERYEPEVPHLEELHKMYKVLKKTRDERGAIEFETVETKFIFNADRKIDRIEPVIRNDAHKIIEECMILANIASASYVEKAKEPALYRVHETPGEERLMGFKSFLSELGLTLEGGLSPSPVDYAQLMQQINEREDRELIQTMLLRSMKQAVYNADNAGHFGLALKRYAHFTSPIRRYPDLLLHRAIKYLIAKEGGRNSERWTPTGGYHYTFDDMDFYGEQCSMTERRADDATREVNDWLKCEYMQDHVGEVMDGVIANVTGFGFFVRLTELHIDGLVHISALANDYYQFDAVGQRLVGESSGNIYRLGDSVKVKVSAVNLETRQIDFDLEDTDRQPRGKGKTAKKRAAEAMKKAKSKKRSVVKSNKPGVSAKPMVEPTKRPDGSSEGPAKKKKPANKTGAAKARAKKKRAASRKPKADKS, from the coding sequence ATGTCAAAAAACACACCAACGTCAGAAAACACGACAGCGACAACCACTGTTGATCCTTTTGCCGACCGAGAGTCGAAAAATTACGATAACCCAGTACCAAGCCGAGAGTTCATTATTTCGTTTTTAACAGACGCGAATATTCCGATGAACCGCAACGATCTATTCGAAGCTTTGGGTCTTGCTGGAGAGGAACAATATGAAGGGCTGCGTCGTCGTTTACGTGCAATGGAGCGTGATGGACAGCTTATCTTTACTCGTCGTCAGTGCTACGCATTGCCTGAGAAGATGGAACTGATCAAAGGCTATGTGATTGGTCATAAAGACGGTCATGGCTGGGTTCGCCCAGACGGCAGTGTGGGTAAAGACAATGATATCGTGCTGCCACATCATCAGATGAAAACCATCATGCACGGTGATTACGTATTGGTTCAGCCTACTGATAACAGTAAGCGTGGCCGTCGTGAAGGCCGTTTGGTTCGTGTGCTTGAAGAGCGTAAAACGCCACTTGTTGGTCGCTTCTTCCTAGAGTACGGCCATTCTTACGTTGTTGCTGATGATTCGCGTATTAGTCACGACATCCAGATCCCTACTGAGCATAAAGGCGGTGCTCGAATGGGTAATGTGGTTGTGATTGAGATTACGGATCGCGGTGGTCGTTCTCGTAACATGATGGGTAAAGTAACCGAAGTTCTTGGTGAAAACATGGCGCCGGGTATGGAAACGCAAATTGCGATCCGTACTCACCAGATCCCACAAGAGTGGCCTGAAGCGGTAGATAAGCAAATCGAAAACTTAGGTGAGCATGTTCCTGAAGAAGCAAAAGAAGGACGTGTAGACCTGCGTAAACTGCCATTGGTTACCATTGATGGTGAAGATGCACGTGATTTCGATGATGCGGTTTACTGTGAAGCGAAGAAAGGCGGCGGCTGGCGTCTATGGGTAGCGATTGCTGACGTAAGTTACTACGTTCGCCCAGATACAGCGCTAGACAAAGAAGCGATTAACCGTGGTAACTCGGTATACTTCCCGTCACAAGTTGTCCCAATGCTGCCTGAAGTGCTTTCAAATGGTTTGTGTTCATTGAACCCTCAAGTAGACCGTTTATGTATGGTGTGTGAGATGACTATCTCAGACAAAGGTAAGCTGTCGGGTTACAAGCACTACGAAGCGGTAATGAACTCTCATGCTCGTCTTACTTACAATAAAGTAGGCGCGATCTTAGATGGCAATGAAGAACTTCGTGAGCGTTACGAGCCAGAAGTGCCGCATCTTGAAGAACTGCACAAGATGTACAAAGTTCTCAAGAAAACGCGTGATGAGCGTGGTGCGATTGAGTTTGAAACGGTAGAAACCAAATTTATCTTCAATGCGGATCGTAAGATCGACCGTATTGAACCGGTAATTCGTAACGATGCACACAAGATCATCGAAGAGTGTATGATTCTTGCGAACATCGCATCGGCATCTTACGTAGAAAAAGCGAAAGAGCCTGCTCTGTACCGTGTTCATGAAACTCCGGGCGAAGAGCGCTTAATGGGCTTCAAGAGCTTCTTAAGTGAATTAGGTTTAACACTGGAAGGTGGTCTGTCACCATCACCAGTAGACTATGCACAATTGATGCAACAGATTAACGAACGTGAAGACCGTGAATTAATCCAAACCATGCTACTTCGTTCAATGAAGCAAGCGGTCTACAACGCGGATAACGCGGGTCACTTTGGCTTAGCCCTTAAACGCTATGCTCACTTTACCTCGCCGATTCGTCGTTACCCTGACTTGCTATTGCACCGTGCGATTAAGTACCTTATTGCGAAAGAAGGCGGTCGTAACAGCGAACGTTGGACGCCAACCGGTGGTTACCACTACACTTTCGATGATATGGACTTCTACGGCGAGCAGTGTTCAATGACTGAGCGTCGTGCTGATGACGCAACGCGTGAAGTAAACGACTGGTTGAAGTGTGAATACATGCAAGACCATGTCGGTGAAGTGATGGATGGTGTAATTGCCAACGTGACTGGCTTCGGCTTCTTTGTTCGTCTAACTGAACTGCACATTGATGGCTTGGTACATATCTCAGCGCTAGCGAACGATTACTACCAATTTGATGCTGTTGGTCAGCGTCTCGTGGGTGAAAGCTCTGGTAATATCTACCGCTTGGGTGATTCGGTTAAAGTGAAAGTTTCTGCGGTTAACTTAGAAACTCGCCAAATCGACTTTGACTTAGAAGACACTGATCGTCAGCCGCGTGGTAAAGGCAAAACAGCCAAGAAGCGTGCAGCAGAAGCGATGAAAAAGGCGAAAAGCAAGAAGCGCTCAGTAGTGAAGAGTAATAAGCCAGGTGTATCAGCGAAGCCTATGGTTGAGCCAACTAAGCGACCTGACGGAAGCAGCGAAGGCCCTGCTAAGAAGAAAAAGCCAGCGAATAAAACCGGTGCTGCTAAAGCTCGCGCTAAGAAAAAGCGTGCTGCAAGCCGTAAGCCAAAGGCTGATAAATCTTAA
- a CDS encoding DUF2065 domain-containing protein: MSQSIWLAIGLVLIVEGLGPLIAPNGWRNMVAQLSEQPDTQLRRIGGCLVVAGAVIAFMTYR, translated from the coding sequence ATGTCTCAATCAATTTGGCTCGCTATTGGGCTCGTACTTATTGTTGAAGGGCTCGGCCCCTTGATTGCACCCAATGGCTGGAGAAACATGGTCGCGCAACTGAGCGAGCAACCAGACACGCAACTTCGCCGCATTGGAGGCTGTCTTGTGGTGGCTGGAGCGGTTATCGCTTTCATGACCTACCGCTAG
- a CDS encoding adenylosuccinate synthase, producing the protein MGNNVVVLGTQWGDEGKGKIVDLLTEDAKYVVRYQGGHNAGHTLVIDGEKTVLHLIPSGILRNNVKCVIGNGVVLSPDALLKEMKPLEDRGIPVRERLFISEACPLILPYHIAIDNAREIARGAKAIGTTGRGIGPAYEDKVARRGLRVGDLFDKEAFAEKLKEVMEFHNFQLEHFYKAETVSYEEVLEQAMSYADMLTAMVIDVTDELDAARKRGDKIMFEGAQGTLLDIDHGTYPYVTSSNTTAGGVAAGSGFGPRHIGYILGITKAYCTRVGSGPFPTELYDGLEKQDPVGKHLGDVGHEFGATTGRLRRTGWFDAVAMRRAIQINSLSGMCLTKLDVLDGLEELKICTGYKMKDGSILEVSPMAAESFEEATPIYETMPGWSENTFGAKSIDALPQAALDYIKRIEDLTGVPIDIVSTGPDRNETIIKVHPYGA; encoded by the coding sequence ATGGGAAATAACGTAGTCGTTCTAGGCACCCAATGGGGTGATGAAGGTAAAGGTAAAATCGTTGACCTTTTAACTGAAGATGCAAAATACGTGGTTCGCTACCAAGGCGGTCACAATGCAGGTCACACACTTGTAATTGACGGTGAAAAAACCGTTCTTCACTTAATTCCATCAGGCATCCTACGTAATAACGTTAAATGTGTTATTGGTAACGGTGTAGTATTATCGCCTGACGCACTTCTAAAAGAAATGAAGCCTCTTGAAGATCGCGGTATTCCAGTACGTGAACGTCTTTTCATCTCTGAAGCTTGTCCCCTAATTCTTCCGTACCACATTGCAATCGACAACGCGCGTGAAATCGCTCGTGGCGCTAAAGCTATCGGTACAACGGGTCGTGGTATCGGTCCTGCTTACGAAGATAAAGTTGCTCGTCGCGGTCTACGCGTTGGCGACCTTTTCGATAAAGAAGCATTTGCTGAGAAGCTAAAAGAAGTGATGGAATTCCACAACTTCCAACTAGAGCACTTCTACAAAGCTGAAACAGTAAGCTACGAAGAAGTTCTTGAGCAAGCGATGAGCTACGCAGACATGTTAACTGCGATGGTTATCGACGTAACTGACGAACTAGACGCAGCACGTAAGCGCGGCGACAAGATCATGTTCGAAGGTGCTCAAGGTACGCTACTAGATATCGATCACGGTACTTACCCATACGTAACGTCTTCTAACACTACAGCTGGTGGTGTTGCTGCAGGTTCTGGTTTCGGTCCTCGTCACATCGGTTACATCCTTGGTATTACCAAGGCTTACTGTACTCGTGTTGGTTCAGGTCCATTCCCAACTGAGCTATACGATGGCCTTGAGAAGCAAGACCCAGTTGGTAAACACCTAGGCGATGTTGGTCACGAGTTTGGCGCAACAACTGGTCGTCTACGTCGTACTGGTTGGTTCGATGCTGTTGCTATGCGTCGTGCAATCCAAATCAACTCTCTATCTGGTATGTGTCTAACTAAACTAGACGTTCTAGATGGCCTAGAAGAACTAAAAATCTGTACTGGTTACAAGATGAAAGATGGTTCTATCCTAGAAGTTTCTCCAATGGCTGCTGAGTCATTCGAAGAAGCGACGCCAATCTACGAAACAATGCCTGGTTGGTCTGAAAACACATTTGGTGCTAAATCTATCGACGCGCTTCCACAAGCTGCTCTAGATTACATCAAGCGTATCGAAGACCTAACTGGCGTTCCAATTGATATCGTATCAACTGGCCCAGATCGTAACGAAACTATCATCAAGGTTCACCCATACGGCGCATAA
- a CDS encoding amidohydrolase: MKLKRTLLASAMASLALFPFASSAMEKADLMITDAMVLTMNQDKTVYESGTVVVKDNKIIAVGDASLEKQYQAKQVLHVDGDIVMPGLINTHTHVSMTVFRSLADDVPDRLHRYIFPLEKKLVSRDMVRIGANLGNVEMVKGGVTTYADMYYFEDEVAKTVDKIGMRAILGETVIKFPVADAANAEEGIKYALNFIEEYKDHPRITPAFAPHAPYTNTTEILQKISKLSLELDVPVMIHLAESHREEEKIAERSDGLSPVQYMDSIGALNKNLVGAHMILVDDHDIELVKKSDMGVAHNMSANIKSAKGVSPALKMYDENVRIGLGTDGPMSGNTLSTIDEFNQVAKVHKLVNKDRAAMPPIKVIDMATMGAAKALHMEDKIGSLEAGKLADIIVIDTKAPNMVPVYNPYSALVYSANSGNVRHSIVDGKIIMQDRDMLTVDEDKIRQEALDFTKVVRETVIESGEVVQ; encoded by the coding sequence ATGAAACTAAAACGCACTTTATTGGCTTCAGCTATGGCGAGCCTAGCGCTGTTCCCATTCGCAAGTTCGGCAATGGAAAAAGCGGACCTGATGATTACCGATGCGATGGTTCTGACAATGAACCAAGACAAAACGGTTTATGAAAGTGGTACTGTTGTCGTAAAAGATAACAAAATCATTGCAGTTGGTGATGCTTCACTAGAGAAGCAGTACCAAGCTAAGCAAGTATTACACGTGGATGGCGATATCGTTATGCCGGGTCTCATCAATACTCATACTCATGTATCAATGACAGTTTTTCGTTCGTTAGCCGATGATGTGCCAGATCGCCTGCACCGTTACATCTTCCCGCTAGAGAAGAAGCTAGTATCGCGAGACATGGTACGCATTGGTGCGAACCTAGGTAACGTTGAAATGGTGAAAGGCGGTGTGACGACTTACGCCGACATGTACTACTTCGAAGATGAAGTCGCAAAAACCGTCGATAAGATCGGTATGCGTGCCATCCTAGGTGAAACGGTGATTAAGTTCCCAGTCGCCGACGCAGCCAACGCAGAAGAAGGCATTAAGTACGCGTTGAACTTCATTGAAGAATACAAAGATCACCCACGCATCACACCAGCGTTTGCCCCGCATGCGCCTTACACCAACACCACAGAGATCCTTCAGAAAATATCTAAACTATCCCTAGAATTAGATGTTCCAGTAATGATTCACCTTGCAGAATCACACCGTGAAGAAGAGAAAATCGCTGAGCGTTCTGATGGGTTATCCCCGGTTCAATACATGGACAGCATTGGCGCACTCAACAAAAACTTGGTGGGTGCACACATGATCCTCGTAGACGATCATGATATTGAACTGGTGAAGAAATCGGATATGGGTGTGGCTCATAACATGAGTGCTAACATCAAGTCAGCAAAAGGTGTATCACCTGCCCTTAAGATGTATGACGAGAACGTGCGTATCGGTTTAGGTACTGATGGCCCAATGTCTGGTAACACACTGAGCACCATTGATGAGTTCAACCAAGTCGCTAAGGTTCACAAGCTAGTTAACAAAGATCGTGCTGCGATGCCGCCGATCAAAGTGATCGACATGGCGACAATGGGCGCAGCAAAAGCGCTGCACATGGAAGATAAGATCGGCTCTCTTGAAGCAGGCAAACTGGCTGACATCATAGTGATCGATACTAAGGCGCCAAACATGGTTCCAGTCTACAACCCATACTCAGCACTGGTGTACTCAGCTAACTCAGGCAATGTTCGTCACTCCATCGTTGATGGCAAGATCATCATGCAAGATCGCGACATGCTAACGGTAGACGAAGATAAGATTCGTCAAGAAGCACTCGATTTCACCAAGGTTGTTCGTGAAACGGTGATTGAGTCTGGTGAGGTGGTTCAATAA
- the rlmB gene encoding 23S rRNA (guanosine(2251)-2'-O)-methyltransferase RlmB yields MSNEFIYGIHAVKAVLEKDPARFIEAYVLKGRQDERLLPLLNQLQQFGVSIQQMGRKPLDEKAQGANHQGLIAKVKPAKQLNETHLDDILAQHEQPLLLVLDGVTDPHNLGACLRNADAAGVAAVIVPKDRSSPLTATVSKVACGAAETVPLVRVTNLARTMRALQEQGVWFVGTAGEATHDIYQAKLTGPLAVVMGAEGDGMRRLTRETCDDLIKIPMAGSVSSLNVSVASGICLFEAVRQRLAQ; encoded by the coding sequence ATGAGTAACGAATTTATTTACGGTATTCACGCGGTGAAAGCCGTACTAGAAAAAGATCCTGCACGTTTTATCGAAGCGTATGTACTGAAAGGTCGCCAAGACGAGCGTCTTCTTCCATTACTGAACCAACTACAACAGTTTGGTGTGTCGATTCAACAGATGGGTCGTAAGCCGCTGGATGAAAAAGCACAAGGTGCGAATCACCAAGGCCTTATTGCTAAGGTGAAGCCTGCTAAGCAGCTTAATGAAACTCACCTAGACGATATCCTAGCGCAGCACGAACAGCCTTTGCTGTTGGTTCTAGACGGCGTAACCGACCCTCATAACCTAGGTGCTTGTCTGCGTAACGCGGATGCCGCAGGTGTTGCTGCGGTTATCGTACCGAAAGATCGCTCTTCACCGTTAACAGCAACGGTAAGCAAGGTAGCGTGTGGTGCGGCTGAAACAGTTCCTCTCGTGCGTGTAACCAACTTAGCTCGCACAATGCGAGCACTGCAAGAACAGGGTGTATGGTTTGTGGGTACGGCAGGTGAAGCAACGCATGATATCTACCAAGCGAAACTAACAGGCCCTCTTGCGGTAGTTATGGGTGCAGAAGGTGATGGTATGCGTCGTCTAACGCGTGAAACCTGTGATGATCTGATTAAGATCCCGATGGCTGGTAGCGTATCGAGCCTAAACGTTTCGGTAGCATCAGGTATCTGTCTGTTCGAAGCGGTACGTCAACGCTTAGCTCAGTAA
- the motX gene encoding flagellar protein MotX, with protein MKLRIVAASLIMALSSPLSHANLADVGEPVPIYTEAELINLIENNQHLERVKADKCQLVEDIVARATRISLPSYEFLYGDMLAWGVCVPQDVELGLYYMENAAHQGLPAALEQLGRYYSRGTLVQQDQERAIPYLREAASMGNLSASIHLAELLLRDYGSPLDYEDAYRWLYNSVTADQRQHRRITVLRSGLEQRMPDNIIARAKRRDVFW; from the coding sequence ATGAAGCTACGAATTGTGGCAGCTTCATTAATAATGGCGCTGAGCTCACCCTTGAGTCATGCAAATTTGGCTGATGTGGGAGAGCCCGTTCCAATATATACAGAAGCTGAACTGATTAATTTAATCGAAAATAATCAACATCTAGAGCGAGTGAAAGCTGATAAGTGCCAGTTAGTTGAAGATATCGTTGCTCGCGCAACGCGTATTAGCTTGCCTTCTTATGAGTTTTTATACGGTGATATGTTGGCTTGGGGTGTATGTGTTCCACAAGATGTAGAGCTTGGCCTTTACTATATGGAAAACGCGGCACATCAAGGTTTACCCGCTGCATTAGAGCAGTTAGGTCGTTATTACTCTCGTGGTACTTTGGTACAACAAGATCAAGAGCGTGCGATTCCGTATCTACGTGAAGCGGCCTCTATGGGTAACTTAAGTGCGAGCATTCACTTAGCGGAACTCTTGTTACGTGACTACGGTAGCCCATTGGATTATGAAGATGCTTACCGTTGGTTGTATAACTCGGTAACCGCAGACCAAAGACAACACAGACGTATCACTGTGCTTCGTAGCGGTCTGGAACAGAGAATGCCAGACAATATTATTGCTCGAGCAAAGCGTCGAGACGTGTTCTGGTAA